A region of Allocoleopsis franciscana PCC 7113 DNA encodes the following proteins:
- a CDS encoding pyridoxal-phosphate-dependent aminotransferase family protein, whose product MDNKQMLMIPGPTPVPEPVLLALARHPISHRSDEYSAIMGEVNHNLKWLHQTENDVLVLTASGTGAMEAGIINFLSPGDRVLVGCNGKFGERWADLCAAFGLEVEKITAQWGKSIDTEQFRAKLAADTDKTIKAVIITHSETSTGVLNDLETLNRHVKEHGKALIIVDAVTSLGSVHLPIDRWGLDVVVSGSQKGYMTPPGLGFVSVSPKAWEAYQTAKLPRFYLDLGVYKKAAANNINPFTPPVNVVVALQVALRMMQAEGLDSIFARHQRLMKATREALKALSLPLFAADEVASPAITAVAPISVESEQIRSVMQQRFNIALAGGQDHLKGKIFRIGHLGFVSDRDILCLIAALEATLQELGYESLVPGVGVAAALRVMSH is encoded by the coding sequence ATGGACAACAAGCAGATGCTGATGATTCCTGGGCCGACACCGGTACCAGAACCAGTGTTATTGGCCTTGGCTAGGCACCCAATCAGCCACCGGAGCGACGAATATAGCGCCATTATGGGAGAGGTGAACCACAACCTCAAATGGCTGCACCAGACTGAGAATGATGTCTTGGTGTTGACGGCGAGTGGTACCGGGGCGATGGAAGCAGGAATTATTAACTTTTTAAGTCCGGGCGATCGCGTTTTGGTAGGATGTAACGGGAAATTTGGCGAGCGCTGGGCGGATCTATGTGCCGCCTTTGGCCTTGAAGTCGAGAAAATTACGGCTCAATGGGGTAAATCCATAGATACAGAGCAGTTTAGAGCAAAACTAGCCGCCGACACGGACAAAACAATCAAAGCGGTCATCATCACCCATTCTGAGACATCTACAGGTGTCCTCAACGACCTAGAAACCCTTAACCGTCACGTCAAAGAACACGGCAAAGCGCTGATCATTGTTGACGCGGTTACGAGTTTAGGTTCGGTTCATCTACCCATTGATCGTTGGGGGCTGGATGTCGTGGTTTCGGGTTCTCAAAAGGGCTATATGACTCCCCCCGGACTGGGGTTTGTTTCCGTTAGCCCCAAAGCCTGGGAAGCTTATCAAACCGCGAAGTTGCCCCGTTTTTACCTGGATTTAGGGGTGTACAAAAAAGCGGCGGCGAATAATATTAATCCCTTTACTCCACCCGTCAACGTGGTTGTGGCGTTACAAGTGGCGCTACGGATGATGCAAGCAGAAGGGTTAGATTCTATTTTCGCTCGTCATCAGCGTCTGATGAAGGCAACACGGGAAGCCCTGAAAGCCCTCTCGCTACCCTTGTTTGCGGCGGATGAAGTGGCAAGTCCGGCGATTACGGCTGTGGCACCTATATCGGTTGAGTCTGAACAAATTAGATCTGTGATGCAACAGCGCTTTAATATTGCTCTGGCAGGAGGACAAGACCACCTAAAAGGAAAAATCTTCCGCATTGGTCACCTTGGCTTTGTGAGCGATCGCGACATTCTTTGCCTAATTGCCGCTCTCGAAGCCACTCTTCAAGAGTTGGGATATGAATCTCTCGTGCCTGGAGTTGGTGTAGCCGCCGCACTCAGAGTCATGAGTCATTAG
- a CDS encoding DUF5340 domain-containing protein, which yields MEPIPLPSYIHYELLLQLLERQTSFAVSQKPAVREQVHQLISTLRKALAQQKQLEQSCQRANLPVEYRWSLNSVNSEPNPSPDVFPLDQKPEVSK from the coding sequence ATGGAGCCAATCCCCCTTCCGTCTTATATTCATTACGAACTGCTTCTCCAACTTCTAGAACGTCAAACTTCGTTTGCGGTGAGTCAAAAACCAGCCGTTCGAGAGCAAGTTCATCAACTAATCAGCACCCTCCGCAAAGCCTTGGCTCAGCAGAAGCAACTTGAACAAAGCTGCCAGCGAGCCAACTTACCGGTTGAGTATCGCTGGTCTCTCAATAGCGTTAACTCGGAGCCAAACCCTTCTCCTGACGTTTTTCCCTTAGATCAGAAGCCTGAAGTTAGCAAGTGA
- the trpC gene encoding indole-3-glycerol phosphate synthase TrpC has protein sequence MQIRRRPPSPPVDISIVRYQVKVPDAEPRHILEEIVWHKEAEIDQMRERLPLVELRKRVQTAPTPRDFQAALLCGKTRPALIAEVKKASPSKGVIREDFEPVAIAQAYQKGGATAISVLTDQKFFQGSWENLSQVRAAIDLPVLCKEFIIYPYQIYLARAYGADAVLLIAAILSDQDLQYFVKITKSLSMTPLIEVHTLEELDRVLSLDGVTLVGINNRNLEDFSIDLQTTCDLLEVRSHQLQERNIAVVSESGLHTTADLEQVACAGATAVLIGESLVKQPDPAIAIADLFAKA, from the coding sequence ATGCAAATTCGCCGACGCCCACCGAGTCCCCCTGTTGATATCAGCATCGTTCGTTATCAAGTTAAAGTCCCAGACGCTGAACCACGCCATATCCTGGAAGAAATTGTCTGGCACAAAGAGGCAGAAATTGACCAGATGCGAGAACGCTTGCCTTTGGTGGAATTGCGTAAGCGGGTGCAAACCGCACCGACTCCCCGTGACTTTCAAGCCGCCTTGCTCTGTGGTAAAACCCGGCCTGCCCTGATTGCTGAAGTCAAAAAGGCATCACCCAGTAAGGGTGTGATCCGTGAGGATTTTGAGCCAGTTGCGATCGCTCAAGCTTACCAAAAAGGCGGGGCGACAGCTATCTCTGTACTGACGGATCAAAAATTCTTTCAGGGCAGTTGGGAAAATCTGAGTCAGGTTCGTGCTGCCATTGACTTGCCAGTCTTATGTAAAGAGTTCATTATCTATCCTTATCAAATCTATCTCGCCCGCGCTTATGGAGCTGATGCGGTTTTATTGATTGCCGCTATTCTGTCCGATCAAGACCTCCAGTACTTTGTCAAAATTACGAAATCTTTGTCCATGACCCCCTTGATTGAGGTTCATACTCTTGAAGAGTTAGACCGCGTGTTATCTCTAGATGGGGTTACCCTAGTGGGTATTAATAATCGCAACTTGGAAGACTTTTCGATTGATCTGCAAACAACCTGTGATCTGCTAGAGGTGCGGAGTCATCAGCTCCAAGAGCGGAATATAGCGGTTGTCAGCGAATCGGGACTTCACACAACTGCTGATTTGGAACAAGTGGCCTGTGCAGGGGCAACTGCCGTTCTCATCGGTGAGTCATTGGTGAAACAGCCTGATCCAGCTATTGCGATCGCCGATTTGTTTGCCAAGGCATGA
- the lpdA gene encoding dihydrolipoyl dehydrogenase codes for MNVSQEFDYDLVIIGAGVGGHGAALHAVSCGLKTAIIEAAQMGGTCVNRGCIPSKALLAASGRVRELRNAHHLKSLGIQVGSVEFDRPAIASHATNLVSKIRGDLTNSLKRLGVDIIQGWGKVAGPQKVTVATDSGEKTITAKDIILSTGSIPFVPPGIEIDGKTVFTSDDAVKLDWLPDWVAIIGSGYIGLEFADVYTALGSEITMIEALDQLMPTFDPDIAKLATRILITPRDIETHVGVFATKVIPGSPVVIELTNPKTKEVVDVLEVDACLVATGRIPATKNLGLDAVGAQTDRRGFIPVNETMAVLSGGEPVPHLWAIGDATGQMMLAHAASAQGIAAVENMCGRHRTVDYRSIPAAAFTHPEISYVGLTEPAAKELGEKEGFEVASVRSYFKGNSKAIAEGEADGLAKVIYRQDTGEVLGVHILGLHASDLIHEASNAIAQRQSVNTLAYLVHAHPTLSEVLDEAYKRAVLSH; via the coding sequence ATGAATGTTAGTCAAGAATTTGATTACGATTTGGTGATTATTGGAGCTGGTGTGGGCGGGCATGGCGCGGCTTTACACGCCGTTAGCTGTGGATTGAAAACCGCGATTATTGAAGCGGCACAGATGGGGGGTACCTGTGTTAACCGAGGCTGTATCCCATCAAAAGCCTTATTGGCAGCATCAGGGCGGGTGCGGGAGTTACGGAACGCCCACCACCTCAAGTCCTTAGGGATTCAGGTGGGAAGTGTGGAGTTCGATCGCCCAGCGATCGCCAGCCACGCAACCAATCTGGTGAGTAAAATTCGCGGCGATCTCACCAACAGCCTCAAACGTCTAGGTGTTGATATTATTCAGGGCTGGGGTAAGGTAGCTGGGCCGCAAAAAGTTACTGTGGCTACAGACAGCGGCGAAAAAACCATTACGGCAAAAGATATTATTTTATCCACAGGTTCCATTCCTTTCGTCCCTCCGGGGATAGAGATTGATGGCAAAACGGTGTTTACTAGTGACGATGCCGTAAAGCTCGACTGGTTACCAGACTGGGTCGCCATTATTGGCAGTGGTTACATTGGTCTGGAGTTTGCTGATGTTTACACGGCTCTAGGGTCTGAAATTACGATGATCGAAGCCCTCGATCAATTGATGCCGACCTTTGACCCAGATATTGCTAAATTGGCAACACGCATTCTGATCACACCCCGTGATATTGAAACCCATGTGGGTGTGTTTGCCACAAAAGTGATTCCGGGTTCACCCGTGGTGATTGAACTGACGAACCCCAAAACCAAAGAAGTCGTGGATGTTCTGGAAGTGGATGCCTGCTTGGTGGCAACCGGTCGGATTCCAGCCACCAAAAATCTAGGGCTAGACGCGGTGGGGGCCCAAACGGATCGCAGGGGCTTTATTCCGGTCAATGAGACGATGGCAGTTCTGTCAGGAGGTGAACCAGTACCACATTTGTGGGCGATTGGCGATGCAACAGGTCAAATGATGCTGGCTCATGCCGCCTCAGCTCAAGGAATTGCGGCAGTCGAAAATATGTGTGGTCGTCACCGTACTGTAGACTATCGCAGCATCCCCGCCGCCGCCTTTACTCATCCAGAAATTAGCTATGTGGGACTGACAGAACCCGCCGCTAAAGAACTGGGAGAGAAAGAGGGATTTGAGGTCGCCTCGGTTCGGTCATACTTTAAGGGGAATTCTAAAGCGATCGCAGAAGGAGAAGCCGATGGTCTTGCTAAAGTGATCTACCGCCAAGATACAGGCGAAGTCCTCGGTGTTCATATTTTGGGACTCCACGCCTCAGATTTGATTCATGAGGCATCCAATGCGATCGCACAGCGCCAGTCTGTTAACACTCTCGCCTACTTAGTCCATGCTCACCCCACCCTCTCGGAAGTGTTGGATGAAGCCTACAAACGAGCTGTGCTGAGTCATTAG
- a CDS encoding TrmH family RNA methyltransferase, whose protein sequence is MNLPKYSRLLLANNGCPFIFAQLGCSLLEEACAVGYPLVTVCCTPEWQERHQPLWEDAASRCQRAELVSPEVLKAIATTVQPDGVVATAQRRLVPDTVVSPGMPTLTGIGLALETIQDPGNLGTIIRTAAAAGAECLWLSTDSVDIDNPKVLRSSSGQWFRLPVTVSPDLQQVVSQCQAQGIQVVATLPDATLNYWDIDLCSPTLILLGNEAAGLRTDLAIQADRQVKIPLMPGVESLNVAIAAALMLYEAQRQRHKKG, encoded by the coding sequence TTGAATCTCCCGAAGTATTCGCGATTATTACTCGCGAATAATGGCTGTCCCTTTATTTTTGCACAATTGGGATGCTCCCTATTAGAGGAAGCTTGTGCGGTAGGTTACCCATTGGTCACGGTTTGCTGTACGCCCGAATGGCAAGAACGTCATCAGCCGCTTTGGGAAGATGCGGCTTCGCGCTGTCAACGAGCCGAATTGGTGAGTCCTGAAGTCCTGAAGGCGATCGCCACAACAGTTCAACCCGATGGGGTTGTGGCAACGGCACAGCGTCGCCTTGTGCCTGACACCGTAGTCTCTCCCGGAATGCCGACCCTAACGGGTATCGGTCTGGCTCTAGAGACGATACAAGATCCAGGTAATCTGGGTACCATTATTCGCACAGCCGCAGCCGCAGGTGCCGAGTGCTTGTGGTTGAGTACGGATAGTGTGGACATTGATAACCCAAAGGTGTTACGTTCTTCATCGGGTCAGTGGTTCCGGCTGCCTGTGACAGTCAGTCCTGATTTGCAACAAGTTGTTAGCCAATGTCAGGCTCAAGGAATACAAGTCGTCGCCACCCTCCCAGATGCCACATTGAATTACTGGGACATTGATTTATGTAGTCCTACCCTAATTCTGCTAGGCAATGAGGCGGCTGGACTGAGAACGGACTTAGCTATCCAAGCGGATCGACAGGTCAAAATTCCTCTAATGCCAGGAGTCGAGTCCTTAAATGTGGCGATCGCTGCCGCTTTGATGCTATACGAAGCCCAACGTCAACGCCACAAGAAGGGTTGA